The following proteins are encoded in a genomic region of Leifsonia psychrotolerans:
- the lysS gene encoding lysine--tRNA ligase: MNEQKAVRLAKRDRLNQAASTLGGGAYPVSVPVTDTIPAVRARFSDLETDAVTGVTVGLAGRVVHLRNTGKLCFASLQAGDGSRIQAMVSLDAVGEESLADWKDLVDLGDHLFVSGEVISSRRGELSILVAEWQIATKALLPLPNLHSELSEETRVRSRYLDLIAREQARRNVVNRSKTVASLRKTFTDLDFLEIETPMLQTMHGGASARPFTTHSNAFDTELFLRIAPELFLKRAVVGGIDRVYEINRNFRNEGADSTHSPEFAMLEAYEAYGDYNSIADLTQKLIQNAAEAISGGHVVTWADGTEFDLGGEWDRISMYDSLNAAAGTAFTPQTPLAELKVLADREGIEIDHPIHGKYVEELWEHFVKGGLLKPTFVMDFPVDTSPLVRGHRSIPGVVEKWDLYVRGFELATGYSELVDPVIQRERFIEQASLAAGGDPEAMRLDEEFLRALEYGMPPSGGMGMGIDRLLMSLSGLGIRETILFPLVK; this comes from the coding sequence ATGAACGAGCAGAAGGCTGTGCGCCTCGCCAAGCGGGACCGCCTGAACCAGGCCGCCTCGACGCTGGGCGGTGGCGCCTACCCGGTGTCCGTTCCCGTCACCGACACCATTCCCGCCGTGCGCGCCCGCTTTTCCGACCTTGAAACGGATGCTGTCACCGGCGTTACCGTCGGCCTCGCCGGTCGTGTGGTGCACCTGCGCAACACCGGAAAGCTCTGCTTTGCCAGCCTGCAGGCCGGTGATGGCAGCCGCATCCAAGCCATGGTGTCGCTGGACGCCGTCGGCGAGGAATCGCTCGCGGACTGGAAAGATCTCGTCGACCTCGGCGACCACCTCTTCGTCTCGGGTGAGGTCATCTCGTCGCGTCGCGGCGAATTGTCGATCCTGGTCGCCGAGTGGCAGATTGCGACCAAGGCCCTGCTGCCCCTGCCGAACCTCCACAGCGAACTCAGCGAAGAGACTCGCGTGCGGAGCCGCTACCTCGACCTGATCGCCCGCGAGCAGGCCCGCCGCAACGTCGTCAACCGCTCGAAGACCGTCGCCAGCCTGCGCAAGACGTTCACCGATCTCGACTTTCTTGAGATCGAAACGCCCATGTTGCAGACCATGCATGGCGGGGCATCCGCTCGCCCGTTCACCACGCACAGCAACGCCTTCGACACCGAGCTATTCCTGCGCATCGCACCGGAACTCTTTCTGAAGCGTGCGGTCGTCGGCGGCATCGACCGGGTCTATGAGATCAACCGCAACTTTCGCAACGAGGGTGCAGACTCCACGCACTCTCCCGAGTTCGCGATGCTCGAGGCTTATGAGGCCTACGGAGACTACAACTCGATCGCCGACCTCACTCAGAAGCTGATTCAGAATGCGGCAGAAGCAATTTCTGGCGGGCATGTCGTGACCTGGGCCGACGGAACCGAGTTCGACCTCGGCGGTGAGTGGGATCGAATCAGCATGTACGACAGCCTGAACGCGGCCGCCGGCACTGCCTTCACGCCCCAGACGCCGCTCGCCGAGTTGAAGGTTCTTGCCGACCGCGAAGGCATCGAGATCGACCACCCGATTCACGGCAAGTATGTCGAAGAGCTCTGGGAGCACTTCGTCAAGGGGGGCTTGCTCAAGCCCACCTTCGTTATGGACTTCCCGGTCGACACCAGCCCGCTTGTGCGCGGCCACCGGTCGATTCCGGGCGTCGTCGAGAAGTGGGACCTCTACGTGCGCGGCTTCGAACTGGCCACCGGCTACTCTGAGCTCGTAGACCCGGTCATTCAGCGGGAGCGATTCATCGAGCAGGCCAGCCTGGCCGCAGGAGGAGATCCAGAAGCCATGCGACTTGACGAAGAGTTCTTGCGAGCGCTCGAGTACGGCATGCCGCCGTCGGGCGGAATGGGCATGGGCATCGATCGCCTGCTGATGAGCCTTTCGGGCCTCGGCATTCGCGAGACCATCCTTTTCCCGTTGGTGAAGTAG
- a CDS encoding RDD family protein, producing MSIATRDLGNFDRQRGKADPHYFEALGLVPASGLRRSLAFAIDGGIWGAIAVVGALSLGSLWAEHGPQLFDTNAASQFVLTLFVVTQAILLVYGLVQLILSGRIGRTVGKAIVGLRVVKAESLGRPGFFRVVGRSALIGVSAVFLPILGPALFLLSPLWDAQRLGKGWHDQIVGCWVLDVRRGLDPFDAKAMRLARKAAAFESIEPSVELPDLASNADEGGNFAFFPSARSRSGVIALHGSTAASEGLFVPAAPSLQSQPPSSELKLTQFERRYLHAASGGRFATSQAG from the coding sequence GTGAGCATCGCGACCCGCGACCTAGGTAATTTCGACCGGCAGAGGGGCAAGGCGGATCCCCATTACTTTGAGGCATTAGGCCTCGTCCCGGCGTCCGGACTGCGCCGTAGCCTTGCATTCGCGATTGATGGCGGCATTTGGGGCGCGATTGCGGTCGTTGGTGCACTTTCGCTCGGCTCATTGTGGGCAGAGCATGGACCGCAGCTCTTCGACACCAACGCAGCGTCTCAGTTTGTGTTGACGTTGTTCGTTGTGACGCAGGCCATACTCCTGGTCTATGGCCTGGTACAGCTCATTTTGAGTGGCAGAATTGGGCGCACCGTCGGCAAAGCAATCGTCGGGCTTCGAGTAGTGAAGGCCGAGTCACTCGGTCGGCCGGGCTTCTTTCGAGTCGTCGGGCGTAGCGCTCTAATCGGAGTTTCCGCCGTGTTCTTGCCAATTCTTGGGCCGGCCCTTTTCCTGCTTTCGCCGCTGTGGGACGCTCAACGTTTGGGAAAAGGCTGGCACGATCAGATTGTCGGGTGCTGGGTGCTCGACGTACGAAGAGGGTTAGACCCATTTGATGCGAAAGCAATGCGACTTGCACGCAAAGCGGCTGCTTTCGAATCGATCGAGCCATCAGTCGAACTTCCAGATCTGGCCAGCAATGCCGACGAGGGTGGCAATTTTGCGTTTTTTCCATCAGCCCGCTCACGCTCCGGTGTAATTGCGCTTCACGGTAGTACTGCGGCCTCTGAGGGGCTTTTTGTGCCTGCGGCACCGTCGCTGCAGTCGCAGCCGCCTTCTTCCGAATTAAAACTGACGCAGTTCGAGCGACGTTACCTGCACGCAGCTTCTGGAGGCCGTTTCGCAACATCTCAAGCTGGTTGA
- the cls gene encoding cardiolipin synthase has translation MDIATVTVLVALVIDFVIRVVAVIVVPRNRRPTSGMAWLLAIFFIPYLGVLLFLLIGYRTLPKKRLAMQAEINKFILDSTQGMERVRLDEPWPPWLASVVELNRNLGAMPLIGDNTATLLGDYNGTFQAMVDDIDRAERYVHVEFYILSLDATTAPFFDALERAVARGVTVLVLMDHIQSMRKPGYRRTKQRLTAAGVRWELMLPLQPFKGKWQRPDLRNHRKLLIVDGSVGYMGSQNVIDRTYNERSNIRRGLKWKDLMTRLEGPIVAGLDAIFLTDWYSETQELLTRDLVEVTQRRVPDALDCQVVPSGPGFTGENNLRLFLALLYYAQERIIITSPYFVPDESILYAITTATQRGIHVELFVSEIGDQALVYHAQRSYYEQLLRAGVKIYMYKAPYILHAKHFTIDDDVAVIGSSNMDMRSFSLNMEVSLMVRGASFVQELRAVEDGYRADSRELTLDEWMKQPLRSTILDNLARLTSAVQ, from the coding sequence ATGGATATCGCGACCGTCACCGTTCTGGTCGCCCTGGTCATCGACTTCGTCATTCGTGTCGTTGCCGTGATCGTTGTTCCGCGCAACCGGCGTCCTACGTCGGGCATGGCCTGGCTGCTGGCGATTTTCTTCATTCCCTACCTGGGGGTCTTGCTCTTTCTGCTGATCGGGTATCGCACGCTTCCGAAGAAGCGCTTGGCCATGCAGGCGGAGATCAACAAGTTCATCCTTGACAGCACTCAGGGCATGGAGCGGGTGCGCCTCGATGAGCCGTGGCCGCCATGGTTGGCCTCCGTCGTCGAACTCAACCGCAACCTGGGCGCGATGCCACTCATCGGTGACAACACGGCCACGCTGCTCGGGGATTACAACGGAACGTTCCAGGCGATGGTCGACGACATCGACCGCGCCGAGCGCTACGTGCACGTCGAGTTCTACATTCTGTCGCTCGACGCGACGACCGCGCCGTTCTTCGATGCCCTCGAACGCGCGGTGGCACGCGGCGTGACGGTTCTCGTGCTGATGGATCACATCCAGTCGATGCGCAAGCCCGGCTACCGCCGAACGAAACAACGACTCACCGCCGCCGGCGTGCGCTGGGAGCTCATGCTGCCCTTGCAGCCGTTCAAGGGAAAATGGCAGCGTCCGGATCTGCGCAACCACCGCAAGCTTTTGATCGTCGACGGTTCGGTCGGGTACATGGGTTCACAGAACGTGATCGACCGCACATACAACGAGCGGTCGAACATCCGTCGCGGGCTCAAATGGAAAGACCTGATGACGCGGCTCGAGGGGCCGATTGTCGCCGGGCTCGACGCAATCTTCCTCACCGATTGGTACAGCGAGACGCAGGAACTGCTCACCCGCGACCTCGTGGAGGTGACGCAGAGGCGTGTGCCGGATGCGCTGGATTGCCAGGTCGTGCCGAGCGGTCCGGGGTTCACGGGCGAGAACAATCTGCGCCTGTTTCTGGCGTTGCTCTATTACGCGCAGGAACGCATCATCATCACGAGCCCGTATTTTGTGCCGGATGAGTCGATTCTCTACGCCATCACCACGGCGACGCAGCGCGGCATCCACGTGGAGCTGTTTGTGTCGGAGATCGGCGACCAGGCACTCGTCTACCACGCGCAACGCTCGTACTACGAGCAGTTGCTGCGCGCCGGCGTGAAGATTTACATGTACAAGGCGCCGTACATTTTGCACGCCAAGCACTTCACGATCGACGACGACGTTGCGGTGATCGGCTCGAGCAACATGGACATGCGCTCGTTCAGCCTCAACATGGAAGTGTCGCTGATGGTGCGCGGCGCGTCATTCGTGCAGGAATTGCGTGCGGTCGAGGACGGCTATCGGGCCGACAGTCGCGAGCTCACGCTCGACGAATGGATGAAGCAGCCGCTGCGCTCGACAATCCTCGACAACCTGGCCCGGCTGACCTCGGCCGTTCAGTAA
- a CDS encoding ATP-dependent Clp protease ATP-binding subunit: MFERFTDRARRVVVLAQEEAKMLNHNYIGTEHILLGLIHEGEGVAAKALESLGISLDAVREQVQDIIGQGQQQPTGHIPFTPRAKKVLELSLREALQLGHNYIGTEHILLGLIREGEGVAAQVLVKLGADLNRVRQQVIQLLSGYQGKEQVQVGANEQTGTQAGSQILDQFGRNLTQAARDNKLDPVIGREKEIERVMQILSRRSKNNPVLIGEPGVGKTAVVEGLAQAIVKGDVPETLKDKQLYSLDLGSLIAGSRYRGDFEERLKKVTKEIRARGDIIIFIDEIHTLVGAGAAEGAIDAASILKPLLARGELQTIGATTLDEYRKHFEKDAALERRFQSIQVAEPSLPHTINILKGLRDRYEAHHKVSITDGALVAAANLADRYVSDRFLPDKAIDLIDEAGARLRLSILSSPPELREFDEKIAVVRSAKETAIEDQDFEKAASLRDEEKNLLGERLRLEKKWKSGDVKTTAVVDEGLIAEVLAQATGIPVFKLTEEESSRLVFMEKALHQRVIGQEEAISALARTIRRTRAGLKDPKRPSGSFVFAGPTGVGKTELAKALAEFLFDDEAAMISLDMSEYGEKHTVSRLFGAPPGFVGFEEGGQLTEKVRRKPFSVVLFDEIEKAHPDIFNSLLQILEEGRLTDGQGRVVDFKNTVIIMTTNLGTKDISGGPVGFQIEGDTQTSYDRMRGKVNEELKKHFKPEFLNRVDEIIVFPQLSKPELLQIVDLFIKRLSDRMLDRDMTVELTVPAKERLIDVGFDPALGARPLRRAVQHEIEDRLSEKILHGELNAGDHVHVDFANNEFVFTTTSREIPVAIGVNTSAAIGTGSVTPDLAITGE; the protein is encoded by the coding sequence ATGTTTGAGAGATTTACCGACCGAGCTCGTCGCGTCGTCGTTTTGGCCCAGGAAGAGGCCAAAATGCTCAACCACAACTACATCGGTACCGAGCACATTCTGCTCGGCCTGATCCATGAGGGCGAGGGTGTCGCCGCGAAGGCGCTTGAGTCCCTCGGCATCTCGCTCGACGCCGTGCGCGAGCAGGTTCAGGACATCATCGGTCAGGGTCAGCAGCAGCCGACCGGCCACATTCCGTTTACCCCGCGCGCCAAAAAGGTGCTTGAGCTGAGCCTGCGCGAGGCGCTGCAGCTCGGCCACAACTACATCGGCACCGAGCACATCTTGCTCGGCCTCATCCGTGAGGGTGAAGGCGTTGCCGCCCAGGTTCTCGTGAAGCTCGGCGCAGACCTCAACCGGGTGCGCCAGCAGGTCATCCAGCTTCTCTCTGGCTACCAGGGTAAGGAGCAGGTGCAGGTCGGTGCCAACGAGCAGACCGGCACGCAGGCAGGCAGCCAGATCCTCGACCAGTTCGGCCGCAACCTCACCCAGGCGGCGCGCGACAACAAACTCGACCCCGTCATCGGGCGCGAGAAAGAGATCGAGCGGGTCATGCAGATCCTCTCGCGTCGCTCCAAAAACAACCCCGTTCTAATCGGTGAGCCCGGCGTTGGCAAGACGGCCGTCGTCGAGGGCCTGGCCCAGGCGATTGTCAAGGGTGACGTACCTGAGACGCTGAAAGACAAGCAGCTCTACTCGCTCGACCTCGGTTCACTCATTGCCGGGAGCCGCTACCGCGGTGATTTCGAGGAGCGGCTGAAGAAGGTCACGAAAGAGATCCGCGCCCGTGGCGACATCATCATCTTCATCGACGAGATCCACACTCTCGTCGGTGCCGGTGCCGCAGAGGGCGCTATCGACGCGGCCAGCATTCTGAAGCCACTGCTCGCCCGCGGCGAACTGCAGACCATCGGTGCGACCACTCTCGACGAGTACCGCAAGCACTTCGAGAAGGATGCCGCGCTCGAGCGCCGCTTCCAGTCGATCCAGGTTGCCGAACCGTCGCTGCCGCACACCATCAACATCCTCAAGGGTCTGCGCGACCGGTACGAAGCACACCACAAGGTCTCCATCACCGACGGTGCCCTCGTGGCGGCGGCGAACCTGGCCGACCGCTATGTTTCCGACCGCTTCCTGCCGGACAAGGCCATCGATCTGATCGACGAGGCCGGCGCCCGCCTGCGCCTGTCGATCCTGTCGAGCCCGCCCGAACTGCGGGAATTCGACGAGAAAATCGCAGTCGTGCGTTCAGCCAAAGAGACTGCGATCGAAGACCAGGACTTCGAGAAGGCAGCCAGCCTGCGCGACGAGGAGAAGAACCTCCTCGGAGAGCGTCTGCGCCTCGAGAAGAAGTGGAAGTCGGGCGACGTCAAGACCACCGCGGTGGTCGACGAAGGCCTGATCGCCGAGGTGCTCGCCCAGGCCACCGGCATCCCGGTGTTCAAGCTCACGGAAGAAGAGTCCTCGCGTCTTGTCTTCATGGAGAAGGCTCTGCACCAGCGCGTCATTGGTCAGGAAGAGGCCATCTCGGCGCTCGCCCGCACCATCCGTCGCACCCGTGCTGGTCTGAAAGACCCCAAGCGTCCCTCGGGTTCGTTTGTGTTCGCCGGTCCGACCGGTGTCGGAAAGACCGAGCTGGCCAAGGCGCTCGCCGAGTTCCTCTTTGACGATGAGGCCGCCATGATCTCGCTCGACATGAGCGAGTACGGCGAGAAGCACACCGTGTCGCGTCTGTTCGGTGCCCCTCCCGGGTTCGTCGGCTTCGAAGAGGGCGGTCAGCTCACCGAGAAGGTGCGCCGCAAGCCGTTCAGCGTGGTGCTCTTCGACGAGATCGAGAAGGCCCACCCCGACATCTTCAACTCCCTCCTGCAGATTCTGGAAGAGGGCCGGTTGACGGATGGCCAGGGTCGCGTCGTCGACTTCAAGAACACGGTCATCATCATGACCACGAACCTCGGCACGAAGGACATCAGCGGGGGTCCCGTTGGTTTCCAGATCGAGGGCGACACGCAGACCAGCTACGACCGCATGCGCGGCAAGGTGAACGAAGAGCTGAAGAAGCACTTCAAGCCCGAGTTCCTCAACCGTGTCGACGAGATCATCGTCTTCCCGCAGCTGTCGAAGCCGGAACTGTTGCAGATCGTGGACCTGTTCATCAAGCGTTTGTCCGACCGCATGCTCGACCGCGACATGACCGTCGAGCTCACCGTGCCGGCGAAGGAACGTCTGATCGACGTCGGCTTCGACCCCGCACTCGGTGCCCGGCCGCTGCGTCGTGCCGTGCAGCACGAGATCGAAGACCGTCTGAGCGAGAAGATCCTGCACGGCGAGCTGAACGCCGGCGACCACGTGCACGTGGACTTCGCCAACAACGAGTTCGTCTTCACGACGACCTCGCGTGAGATTCCCGTCGCGATCGGTGTGAACACCTCGGCTGCCATCGGCACCGGTTCCGTCACGCCCGACCTCGCCATCACCGGCGAGTAG
- a CDS encoding amino-acid N-acetyltransferase: MNEQRFSVRRARTSDVPAIKALVEPLVQERILLGKDMVVFYEAVQEFRVAEDDEGRLVGCGALHVMWEDLAEVRTLAVDGEWLGRGVGHTLLDRLEVDARELGLSRLFCLTFEVSFFSRHGFVDMGTETVDPSVYAELVRSPDEGVAEFLDLARVKPNTLGNTRMVKRLV; encoded by the coding sequence ATGAACGAGCAGAGGTTCTCGGTTCGCCGCGCACGGACCAGCGACGTGCCCGCGATCAAGGCGCTCGTGGAGCCGCTCGTCCAAGAGCGCATTCTTCTGGGCAAGGACATGGTCGTCTTCTACGAGGCTGTCCAAGAGTTTCGGGTTGCGGAGGACGACGAGGGCCGTCTGGTGGGCTGCGGCGCGCTCCACGTGATGTGGGAAGACCTGGCCGAGGTGCGTACCCTCGCCGTGGACGGCGAGTGGCTGGGCCGCGGCGTGGGCCATACGCTGCTCGATCGGCTTGAAGTGGATGCCCGTGAGCTCGGCCTGAGCCGGCTGTTCTGTCTGACCTTTGAGGTGTCGTTCTTCAGCCGCCACGGCTTTGTGGACATGGGCACCGAAACGGTCGATCCGTCGGTCTATGCCGAACTGGTTCGGTCGCCCGACGAAGGCGTTGCAGAGTTCCTTGATCTTGCCCGAGTGAAGCCGAACACTCTCGGCAACACCCGCATGGTCAAGCGTCTCGTCTAG